In Tsuneonella dongtanensis, a single window of DNA contains:
- the fabD gene encoding ACP S-malonyltransferase: MRAFVFPGQGSQKVGMGVDLAAASAAAREVFEEVDDALGQKLSIIMAEGPEDQLTLTENAQPAIMANAIAVLRVLEKEGGLTLAEVANCVAGHSLGEYTALCAAGAFSLAETARLLKLRGQAMQAAVPVGVGAMCALLGADLEKAQSLAEAAAEGQVCQVANDNDPTQVVLSGHREAIERAIALAKDHGIKRGILLPVSAPFHCDLMQPAADAMAEALEKTPPKAFRVPLFANVTAGAVEDPAEEQRLLVEQVCGRVRWRESVVNIVASGVDEFVEIGGKVITPMIGRIAPDVKVTSIVSMDDIEALAEEIG, from the coding sequence ATGAGAGCGTTCGTTTTCCCCGGCCAGGGCAGCCAGAAGGTCGGGATGGGGGTCGATCTTGCTGCGGCCAGCGCGGCCGCCCGCGAGGTGTTCGAAGAAGTCGACGATGCGCTGGGGCAAAAGCTCTCCATCATCATGGCCGAAGGTCCGGAAGACCAGCTCACCCTGACCGAGAACGCGCAGCCTGCTATCATGGCGAATGCAATCGCTGTTCTGCGCGTGCTTGAGAAGGAAGGCGGGTTGACGCTCGCCGAGGTCGCGAATTGCGTCGCAGGTCACAGCCTCGGCGAATACACCGCATTGTGCGCGGCAGGCGCCTTCTCGCTGGCCGAAACCGCGCGACTTCTGAAGCTTCGCGGGCAGGCGATGCAGGCAGCCGTACCTGTGGGCGTCGGCGCCATGTGCGCGCTGCTCGGCGCCGATCTCGAGAAGGCGCAAAGCCTGGCCGAAGCTGCCGCCGAAGGCCAGGTCTGCCAGGTTGCCAACGACAATGATCCGACCCAGGTCGTTTTGTCCGGCCATCGCGAGGCGATCGAGCGGGCGATCGCGCTTGCAAAGGATCACGGCATCAAACGAGGCATCCTTCTACCTGTTTCCGCTCCGTTTCATTGCGACCTGATGCAGCCTGCCGCCGATGCGATGGCGGAGGCATTGGAGAAGACACCTCCCAAGGCATTCCGGGTTCCACTGTTCGCGAACGTCACTGCAGGGGCTGTCGAAGACCCTGCGGAAGAACAGCGACTGCTGGTCGAGCAGGTTTGCGGGCGGGTCCGCTGGAGGGAGAGCGTGGTGAATATCGTCGCCTCCGGGGTCGATGAATTTGTCGAGATCGGCGGCAAGGTCATCACGCCGATGATCGGGCGCATCGCCCCCGACGTCAAAGTGACGAGCATAGTCTCGATGGACGATATTGAAGCGCTGGCGGAGGAGATCGGGTGA
- a CDS encoding LD-carboxypeptidase → MTRVAVCAPATPILPQHAVAITALAAEIAPEVELVIHDQCFASEGHFAGPDTMRLSALLECANDPSFDAVWFARGGYGSNRIAAAAIEGMDDVARQKTFLGYSDCGYLLAAMYKSGIGRPTHGPMVADVGRKDGDAAARRALRWLSDGCTGLEPSLGETPAVAFNLMTLSAILGTELMPDLSGHVVMIEEIAEHLYAVDRLMFHVTSNLSKCGLAGLRLGRVTNVPNNDRPFGSQPEDIVRFWCERHAIDYLGEAEIGHFAGNHIVPFGVAPPLARA, encoded by the coding sequence ATGACTCGCGTCGCTGTGTGCGCTCCCGCCACTCCCATCTTGCCGCAACATGCAGTGGCCATCACCGCGCTCGCTGCAGAGATCGCTCCGGAAGTCGAACTCGTGATCCATGATCAGTGCTTCGCTTCGGAGGGACATTTTGCCGGCCCTGACACCATGCGCCTGTCCGCGTTGCTGGAGTGCGCCAACGACCCGTCATTCGATGCTGTCTGGTTCGCGCGGGGCGGATACGGCTCGAATCGCATTGCCGCGGCCGCGATCGAGGGAATGGACGACGTCGCCAGACAGAAGACCTTTCTCGGCTATTCCGATTGTGGCTACCTGCTGGCCGCGATGTACAAAAGCGGCATCGGCCGGCCGACACATGGACCGATGGTCGCCGATGTGGGACGCAAGGATGGGGACGCCGCTGCGCGACGTGCACTGCGGTGGCTTTCCGACGGATGCACCGGCCTGGAACCGTCGCTGGGCGAAACGCCTGCCGTTGCCTTCAATCTGATGACCTTATCGGCGATTCTCGGAACCGAACTCATGCCGGACCTGTCGGGACATGTGGTCATGATCGAAGAGATCGCGGAGCACCTCTATGCGGTCGATCGGTTGATGTTTCACGTCACCAGCAACCTGTCGAAATGCGGGCTTGCCGGGCTGCGGCTTGGGAGGGTGACCAACGTGCCGAACAATGATCGTCCATTCGGTTCGCAGCCGGAGGACATCGTCCGTTTCTGGTGCGAAAGGCACGCCATCGACTACCTGGGCGAAGCTGAAATCGGACACTTTGCCGGCAACCATATTGTGCCCTTCGGGGTTGCCCCGCCGCTGGCCCGCGCATAG
- a CDS encoding DUF808 domain-containing protein gives MPGGLVALLDDVSVIARMAAASIDDVGAAVGKAGSKAAGVVIDDAAVTPSYVTGLDPARELPIIAKITRGSLKNKLLFLLPGALLLSWLLPQAITYILILGGSYLAFEGAEKVLEKLGGEKHGKTLEDAIEDPAKFEEQRVAGAIRTDLILSAEIMAISLNEIASITDSFWMRAIALAAVAIAITLIVYGAVAIIVKMDDVGLHLAERDSPTAQSVGRLLLKAMPKVLAVLSFVGTIAMLWVGGGILIHSLHELGIHGPSDWAHGVQHAVEAATGGLAGILGWLTYAVISALVGLMLGFLIVFVLHKVVGMGHGVGERAEAH, from the coding sequence GTGCCGGGCGGATTGGTAGCACTACTCGACGACGTATCGGTCATCGCGCGTATGGCAGCGGCTTCGATTGACGATGTCGGCGCGGCAGTTGGGAAGGCGGGGTCGAAAGCTGCCGGGGTGGTCATCGACGATGCGGCGGTCACCCCTTCCTACGTGACTGGACTCGATCCTGCGCGCGAGTTGCCGATCATCGCCAAGATCACGAGGGGCAGCCTCAAGAACAAACTCCTGTTCCTGCTTCCAGGTGCTCTGCTGCTCAGCTGGCTGCTACCCCAGGCGATAACCTACATCCTCATCCTCGGTGGGAGCTATCTTGCTTTCGAGGGTGCCGAAAAGGTGCTCGAGAAGCTTGGCGGCGAGAAACACGGAAAGACTCTCGAGGACGCGATCGAGGACCCCGCCAAGTTCGAAGAGCAGCGGGTTGCAGGTGCTATCCGCACCGACCTGATCCTTTCTGCCGAAATCATGGCGATCTCGCTGAACGAGATCGCTTCGATCACCGACAGCTTCTGGATGCGCGCCATAGCTCTGGCTGCGGTTGCCATCGCCATCACTCTGATCGTGTACGGGGCGGTGGCCATCATCGTGAAAATGGACGACGTGGGCCTCCATCTCGCCGAACGGGATTCCCCTACTGCCCAGTCTGTTGGCCGCCTCTTGCTGAAGGCAATGCCCAAGGTCCTTGCAGTGCTGTCGTTCGTCGGGACGATCGCCATGCTGTGGGTCGGCGGGGGCATTCTCATCCACAGCCTGCACGAGCTCGGAATCCACGGGCCGTCAGACTGGGCCCACGGCGTGCAACATGCCGTGGAAGCTGCCACTGGAGGACTTGCCGGCATCCTCGGCTGGCTGACCTATGCAGTGATATCGGCGTTGGTGGGCCTGATGCTCGGTTTCCTGATCGTCTTCGTGCTGCACAAGGTAGTTGGAATGGGGCACGGCGTAGGCGAGCGCGCCGAGGCGCACTGA
- the rplI gene encoding 50S ribosomal protein L9: protein MDIILLERVANLGAMGDVVSVKDGYARNFLLPQKKALRANEANRKVYEANRERLEKENAERRTDAEKSGEKLDGTEIVLIRSSSNAGQLYGSVNVRDVVSGLEAAGHKVDKRQVVMGHPIKTLGIHDVTIALHPEVQVTIKANVARSDDEAELQRQGVDVIGQMAEEDRAESEGFTEAVDPTLEPGEIPADLIEERAEASDEA from the coding sequence ATGGACATCATTCTCCTCGAACGCGTCGCCAACCTGGGCGCGATGGGCGATGTCGTAAGCGTCAAGGACGGTTACGCGCGCAATTTCCTCCTTCCGCAGAAGAAGGCGCTCCGCGCCAACGAAGCCAACCGCAAGGTCTACGAGGCCAATCGCGAGCGGCTCGAGAAGGAAAACGCCGAACGCCGCACGGACGCCGAGAAGTCGGGCGAAAAGCTCGACGGGACCGAGATCGTTCTGATCCGCTCGTCGTCGAACGCCGGCCAGCTCTACGGCTCGGTCAACGTCCGTGACGTCGTTTCGGGCCTCGAAGCGGCCGGCCACAAGGTCGACAAGCGCCAGGTGGTCATGGGTCACCCGATCAAGACGCTGGGCATCCACGACGTGACGATCGCGTTGCACCCCGAAGTGCAGGTCACGATCAAGGCGAACGTTGCGCGTTCGGACGACGAAGCCGAACTGCAGCGCCAGGGCGTCGACGTGATCGGCCAGATGGCCGAGGAAGATCGCGCCGAGAGCGAAGGCTTCACCGAAGCCGTCGATCCGACGCTCGAGCCCGGTGAAATCCCGGCCGACCTGATCGAAGAGCGCGCCGAGGCTTCGGACGAAGCCTGA
- the rpsF gene encoding 30S ribosomal protein S6 has protein sequence MALYEHIFLARQDLSQAQVDALAATATEIVEKLDGKVTKTETWGLKNLAYKIDRNRKAHFVLLNIEGPGAVVAELERQTRINEDVIRYMTVRVEEHESGPSVMMRKGDRDRKPRRDREERD, from the coding sequence ATGGCTCTCTATGAGCACATCTTTCTCGCGCGCCAGGACCTGAGCCAGGCTCAGGTCGACGCTCTGGCCGCGACGGCCACCGAGATCGTCGAGAAGCTCGACGGCAAGGTGACCAAGACCGAGACCTGGGGTCTCAAGAACCTCGCCTACAAGATCGACCGCAACCGCAAGGCGCACTTCGTGCTGCTCAACATCGAGGGCCCCGGTGCCGTCGTTGCCGAGCTCGAGCGTCAGACCCGGATCAACGAGGACGTTATCCGTTACATGACCGTGCGTGTCGAAGAGCACGAGAGCGGCCCGAGCGTGATGATGCGCAAGGGCGACCGCGACCGCAAGCCGCGTCGCGACCGTGAGGAGCGCGACTGA
- a CDS encoding serine hydrolase domain-containing protein, with product MKISSIVAAGALFAFSAPVAGKDGGAASIDSLLGEIHAIYETDRVAAHVPGTVYGIVSDGKLVFVEGLGTRDPKTGVPVDAYTRFRIASMSKAFTGLAILHLRDEGRIDLGAAVSRYVPEVADWRLPTADSRAPTVSDLLHHTAGLVEDNPWGDRQQVLTEPEFTQLIGSGMDFANAPGTEFEYSNYGYALLGRIITNVSGKRYQDYIRETIMLPLGMASTSYDVFSSPASERAIGYRWQDDEWVREPDMRDGAFGAMGGVETTANDYAKWMAFLLSAWPPSDAPETGPVRRSTVRDLVSVVSYAPPGNRPEVLGAPCRWSAGYGAGLRVLGECELGRVLTHSGGYPGYGSHMALVPSAGVGIFVFNNATYTSLGLTNYKALLALRRAGAIPDKPLPISTGLTAAYELAKRAWASGTVAGLPLANNVVPDRDLGRRSQDIATIKQAVGACETGSPVVPVSAMEGRFEWTCTSGRVAGRVQRAPTADLQLQVVSFAKVDNP from the coding sequence ATGAAGATAAGTTCGATAGTCGCTGCCGGCGCCCTTTTCGCATTTTCGGCCCCGGTTGCGGGAAAGGACGGCGGGGCTGCGTCGATCGACAGTCTGCTTGGCGAGATACACGCGATTTACGAGACCGATCGCGTTGCCGCGCATGTTCCCGGCACCGTTTACGGTATTGTCAGTGACGGCAAGCTCGTCTTCGTCGAGGGGCTGGGCACGCGGGACCCCAAGACGGGTGTTCCGGTCGATGCCTATACCCGCTTTCGCATCGCATCGATGTCGAAGGCGTTCACCGGTCTCGCGATCCTGCACCTGCGCGACGAGGGTCGCATCGACCTCGGTGCCGCGGTATCCCGCTACGTCCCCGAAGTCGCCGATTGGCGGCTGCCTACCGCGGATTCGCGGGCGCCGACGGTTTCCGACCTGCTCCATCACACGGCCGGCCTCGTCGAGGATAACCCATGGGGAGATCGTCAGCAGGTGCTGACGGAGCCTGAATTCACGCAGCTTATCGGGTCGGGGATGGACTTTGCCAATGCTCCGGGGACCGAGTTCGAATACTCGAACTATGGATACGCGTTGCTCGGTCGGATCATCACCAACGTCAGCGGCAAGCGATACCAGGACTATATTCGCGAGACGATCATGCTTCCTCTCGGCATGGCGTCGACCTCTTACGACGTTTTCTCGAGCCCGGCCTCGGAGCGCGCGATCGGCTATCGCTGGCAGGACGATGAGTGGGTCCGCGAACCAGACATGCGCGACGGAGCCTTCGGAGCGATGGGCGGGGTCGAGACGACCGCGAACGATTATGCGAAATGGATGGCCTTCCTGCTCTCCGCCTGGCCGCCAAGCGACGCGCCCGAAACCGGTCCGGTCCGGCGATCGACCGTGCGCGATCTGGTGTCCGTTGTCAGCTATGCGCCTCCCGGAAATCGCCCCGAAGTCCTAGGCGCGCCGTGTCGCTGGTCGGCCGGTTATGGTGCGGGGCTGCGGGTTCTCGGCGAGTGCGAACTCGGCCGGGTCCTGACCCATTCGGGCGGCTATCCCGGCTACGGTTCGCACATGGCGCTTGTTCCGTCCGCGGGCGTGGGCATTTTCGTGTTCAACAACGCGACCTACACATCGCTTGGATTGACGAACTACAAGGCACTCTTGGCGCTCAGAAGAGCCGGCGCCATTCCCGACAAGCCGCTCCCCATTTCGACCGGACTGACCGCAGCGTACGAACTTGCCAAGCGGGCGTGGGCATCCGGCACTGTTGCAGGCCTGCCCCTGGCGAATAACGTCGTGCCGGATCGCGACCTTGGTCGACGGTCACAGGATATCGCCACGATCAAGCAAGCCGTGGGAGCGTGCGAAACGGGATCGCCGGTGGTTCCGGTTTCGGCGATGGAAGGCAGGTTCGAGTGGACCTGCACCTCTGGCAGGGTAGCCGGTCGGGTGCAGCGCGCTCCGACCGCGGACCTCCAGCTGCAGGTCGTCTCGTTCGCGAAGGTCGACAACCCCTAG
- the gshB gene encoding glutathione synthase codes for MTLRIAVQMDPLESINITGDSSFALMLSAQERGFEVFHYDVGSLTLDAGDRLIAHARPVRVQRVAGDHFSSGEMRRLDLGRDVDVVLMRQDPPFHMGYITATHLLERIEGETLVVNNPRSVRNAPEKVMVLDYREFMPPTLVTRSVDEVRAFQKQHGAVVVKPIHGNGGKAIFRVPADGDNLSALFEVFNQTWPEPHMVQPFLPEVAEGDKRIVLIDGEVTGAINRKPGEGEFRSNLAVGGSAEATKLSPREEEICAAMGPRLKELGLIFVGIDVIGGRWLTEINVTSPTGIVAIDRFNGTDTPGMIWDAVEARLGR; via the coding sequence ATGACCTTGCGCATCGCGGTCCAGATGGATCCGCTGGAGAGCATCAACATTACCGGGGATTCGAGCTTTGCCCTGATGCTGAGTGCGCAGGAGCGCGGTTTCGAGGTGTTTCACTACGACGTGGGAAGCCTGACGCTCGACGCCGGTGATCGTCTCATCGCCCATGCACGACCGGTGCGGGTGCAGCGGGTCGCGGGCGACCATTTCTCGTCTGGCGAGATGCGTCGCCTGGACCTCGGTAGAGATGTCGATGTCGTCCTGATGCGACAGGATCCCCCGTTTCATATGGGCTATATCACCGCCACCCACCTGCTCGAGCGGATCGAGGGCGAGACGCTGGTGGTCAACAATCCGCGATCGGTACGGAATGCGCCCGAAAAGGTGATGGTACTCGACTATCGCGAGTTCATGCCTCCAACGCTGGTCACGCGCTCGGTCGATGAAGTTCGGGCGTTTCAGAAGCAGCACGGTGCAGTGGTGGTGAAGCCGATCCACGGCAATGGCGGCAAGGCAATCTTTCGCGTTCCGGCCGATGGCGACAATCTGTCGGCTTTGTTCGAGGTCTTCAACCAGACCTGGCCCGAGCCGCACATGGTGCAACCCTTTCTCCCCGAAGTGGCGGAAGGCGATAAACGCATCGTGCTGATCGACGGCGAGGTGACCGGTGCGATCAATCGCAAACCGGGGGAAGGGGAGTTTCGCTCCAATCTCGCCGTCGGCGGAAGCGCCGAAGCGACGAAACTCAGCCCGAGAGAAGAAGAGATCTGCGCTGCAATGGGGCCGCGCTTGAAAGAGCTGGGCCTGATTTTCGTTGGAATCGATGTGATCGGCGGCCGATGGCTGACCGAAATAAACGTCACGTCGCCGACGGGGATCGTCGCCATCGACCGGTTCAACGGGACGGACACACCTGGAATGATCTGGGATGCAGTCGAAGCGCGGCTTGGGCGCTGA
- a CDS encoding glutamate ligase domain-containing protein, with protein MMESPIDPTARPWFFCGIGGSGMLPLAQIVHGLGGTVGGSDRSHDQGRTPAKFEWLEEKGFQLFPQDGSGVTSRDQIVVASAAVENTVPEIVKARELGCDRMSRAELNAALFNAADTGIAVAGTSGKSTVTAMLGWILHSAGLEPTVMNGAVMKNFVSPDNPFASAHVGGSSVYVSEVDESDGSIALYRPAVGVLLNISLDHKSMDELRALFGDFVATSRATVVNADDTETAALASGASHLLAFGLDAADADISIVPGTETSTATSSAATVVDRRDGSHYPLTVPMPGRHNLSNALGAIAAANAAGVAVVDAVRAIAGFAGLARRFDLIGTTHAAISVIDDFGHNPEKCAATLRTLRRHPGRIIAFFQPHGYGPLRQMGAELAETFARELGTDDRVIMCDPVYYGGTVDRSLGAERVVRLVEDAGGRADYIPSRKAVADRILTLARPGDRIVIMGARDDTLTEFARDVFARLS; from the coding sequence ATGATGGAATCCCCGATCGATCCGACCGCCCGCCCCTGGTTCTTCTGCGGTATCGGCGGATCGGGCATGCTGCCGTTGGCGCAGATCGTCCACGGACTTGGCGGAACCGTCGGCGGATCGGATCGCAGCCATGACCAGGGGCGTACGCCGGCAAAGTTCGAATGGCTCGAGGAGAAGGGATTCCAGCTCTTTCCGCAGGACGGGAGTGGCGTGACCAGTCGCGATCAGATTGTCGTCGCCAGCGCCGCCGTCGAGAATACCGTTCCCGAGATCGTCAAGGCTCGCGAGCTCGGCTGTGATCGGATGAGTCGCGCCGAGCTGAACGCGGCCCTGTTCAATGCTGCGGATACCGGCATCGCTGTTGCGGGAACGAGCGGCAAGTCGACCGTCACAGCGATGCTCGGATGGATCCTCCATTCAGCGGGACTTGAGCCGACGGTCATGAATGGCGCGGTGATGAAGAACTTCGTCTCCCCCGATAATCCGTTCGCCAGCGCGCACGTCGGCGGAAGTTCTGTGTACGTCAGCGAGGTCGACGAAAGCGACGGGTCGATCGCGCTGTATCGACCGGCGGTGGGCGTGCTCCTCAACATCAGCCTCGACCACAAGAGCATGGATGAACTGCGCGCCCTGTTCGGCGATTTCGTCGCGACTTCGCGGGCCACAGTGGTGAACGCGGACGATACGGAGACGGCAGCTTTGGCGAGCGGTGCCTCGCATCTGCTCGCTTTCGGACTCGATGCTGCCGATGCCGACATTTCGATTGTCCCGGGCACCGAAACGTCGACTGCGACTTCATCGGCCGCGACCGTGGTCGACCGGCGTGATGGATCACACTACCCACTTACAGTACCGATGCCGGGTCGGCACAACCTGTCGAATGCATTGGGCGCAATCGCCGCCGCGAATGCAGCAGGGGTGGCAGTGGTCGATGCTGTTCGGGCGATCGCCGGATTTGCGGGACTTGCTCGGCGCTTCGATCTCATCGGAACCACACATGCGGCGATTTCGGTCATCGACGATTTTGGCCACAATCCCGAGAAATGTGCCGCCACTCTCCGCACGCTGCGGCGGCATCCGGGCCGCATCATCGCGTTCTTTCAGCCGCACGGGTACGGCCCGTTGCGGCAGATGGGCGCCGAGCTTGCGGAAACGTTCGCGCGCGAACTTGGAACGGACGACCGGGTGATCATGTGCGATCCTGTCTATTACGGCGGGACCGTCGACCGCAGCCTGGGCGCAGAGCGGGTGGTCAGGCTGGTCGAGGATGCGGGCGGCCGGGCTGACTACATCCCGTCCCGAAAGGCGGTAGCCGATCGTATCCTGACACTAGCAAGACCAGGCGATCGGATCGTGATCATGGGTGCACGCGACGATACCCTGACCGAATTCGCCAGGGATGTGTTTGCGCGGCTGTCCTGA
- the dnaN gene encoding DNA polymerase III subunit beta has product MKATIERATLLRCLSHVQSVVERRNTIPILSNVLIDASDGGSLKVMATDLDLQVVEHMAAASVESPGAITVSAHLLFDIARKLPEGSQVSLETADNRMAVKAGRSRFSLPTLPRDDFPVIVEGDLPTSFELPAKTLAELIDRTRFAISTEETRYYLNGIFLHVSDEDQPVLKAAATDGHRLARFTLPRPDGAEGMPDVIVPRKAVAELRKLLEEALDGNVQIDLSASKIRFTLGGEGGVVLTSKLIDGTFPDYSRVIPTGNDKLLKLDPKSFYEGVDRVATIATEKTRAVKMGLENDKVTLSVTSPDNGTAAEEVPADYRADGMEIGFNANYLKDILHQIDGDTVELHLADPGAPTLIRQDEKSPALYVLMPMRV; this is encoded by the coding sequence ATGAAAGCCACCATCGAACGCGCGACGCTGCTGCGCTGCCTGTCTCACGTCCAGTCGGTGGTCGAACGCCGCAACACGATCCCGATTCTGTCGAACGTGCTGATCGACGCGTCGGACGGTGGCTCCCTCAAGGTCATGGCAACCGATCTCGACCTGCAGGTGGTGGAACACATGGCCGCAGCCTCGGTCGAGAGCCCGGGCGCGATCACCGTGTCGGCGCATCTGCTGTTCGATATCGCCCGCAAGCTGCCGGAAGGCAGCCAGGTCAGCCTGGAAACCGCCGACAACCGGATGGCGGTCAAGGCCGGACGCAGCCGGTTCTCGTTGCCGACGCTGCCGCGTGACGACTTCCCGGTGATCGTGGAAGGCGACCTGCCGACCAGCTTTGAGCTTCCGGCCAAGACGCTGGCGGAATTGATCGACCGCACTCGCTTTGCGATCTCGACAGAAGAGACCCGGTATTATCTTAACGGGATCTTCCTGCACGTGTCCGACGAGGACCAGCCGGTGCTCAAGGCGGCGGCGACCGATGGCCATCGCCTCGCTCGCTTCACCCTGCCACGGCCCGACGGGGCAGAGGGCATGCCTGATGTGATCGTGCCGCGCAAAGCCGTGGCCGAACTGCGCAAGCTGCTCGAGGAAGCGCTCGACGGGAATGTCCAAATCGACCTGTCGGCGAGCAAGATCCGCTTCACTCTCGGCGGCGAGGGCGGGGTGGTCCTGACCAGCAAGCTGATCGACGGGACCTTCCCGGATTATTCGCGCGTCATCCCGACAGGCAACGACAAGCTTCTGAAGCTCGATCCGAAATCCTTCTACGAGGGCGTCGATCGCGTCGCGACGATCGCCACGGAAAAGACCCGCGCGGTCAAAATGGGGCTGGAGAACGACAAGGTCACGCTGTCGGTCACCTCTCCCGATAACGGTACTGCGGCCGAGGAAGTCCCCGCCGATTATCGTGCCGACGGGATGGAGATCGGCTTCAACGCGAACTACCTCAAGGACATCCTGCACCAGATCGACGGCGACACCGTCGAACTGCACCTCGCGGACCCGGGTGCGCCGACACTGATCCGGCAGGACGAGAAAAGCCCGGCACTGTATGTCCTGATGCCGATGAGGGTTTGA
- the rpsR gene encoding 30S ribosomal protein S18: MARPFFRRRKSCPFSGKNAPKIDYKDVRLLQGFMSERGKIVPSRITAVSAKKQRELATAIKRARQIGLLPYIVK, translated from the coding sequence ATGGCCCGCCCGTTTTTCCGCCGCCGCAAGTCCTGCCCGTTCTCGGGCAAGAATGCGCCGAAGATCGATTACAAGGACGTGCGCCTGCTCCAGGGCTTCATGTCCGAGCGTGGCAAGATCGTTCCGAGCCGCATCACCGCCGTTTCGGCCAAGAAGCAGCGCGAACTCGCGACCGCGATCAAGCGCGCCCGCCAGATCGGCCTTCTGCCGTACATCGTGAAGTAG
- the fabG gene encoding 3-oxoacyl-[acyl-carrier-protein] reductase: MFNLEGMTALVTGASGGIGSAIAYSLARQGARIALSGSNSAKLRAFREQLNSELGGDHVEITCDLSNTTQVEELIPATLDTFGKLDILVNNAGITRDNLAMRMKDEEWDAVIRINLEAAFRLMRAASKPMMKARFGRIVTITSVVGATGNPGQVNYAAAKGGLTAMSKSLAQELASRGITVNCVAPGFIRTAMTDTLPDAQKDALNARIPMGRMGEGDDIGAAVAYLASKEAGYVTGQTLHVNGGMAMLS; encoded by the coding sequence ATGTTCAATCTCGAAGGGATGACCGCGCTCGTCACCGGGGCCAGTGGGGGGATCGGGTCGGCGATCGCCTATTCGCTCGCGCGGCAGGGTGCGCGGATTGCGCTGTCGGGTTCCAACTCGGCGAAGCTCCGCGCCTTTCGCGAACAGCTCAACAGCGAACTGGGTGGCGATCATGTCGAAATCACCTGCGACCTGTCGAACACAACGCAGGTCGAGGAACTCATTCCCGCGACCCTCGACACGTTCGGCAAGCTCGACATCCTCGTGAACAATGCCGGCATCACGCGCGATAACCTGGCCATGCGGATGAAGGACGAGGAATGGGACGCGGTGATCCGCATCAATCTCGAGGCTGCGTTCCGCCTCATGCGCGCCGCGTCGAAGCCGATGATGAAGGCCCGGTTCGGCCGGATCGTCACGATAACCAGCGTCGTCGGAGCGACCGGTAACCCCGGCCAAGTCAACTACGCCGCGGCCAAGGGCGGGCTCACCGCCATGTCCAAGTCGTTGGCGCAAGAGCTCGCAAGCCGCGGCATCACGGTGAACTGCGTGGCACCGGGTTTCATCCGCACCGCCATGACCGATACGCTGCCGGATGCGCAGAAGGACGCGCTCAACGCCCGCATCCCGATGGGCCGGATGGGCGAGGGCGACGACATCGGCGCGGCGGTCGCCTACCTCGCCTCGAAAGAGGCGGGATACGTCACCGGACAGACGCTCCACGTCAACGGCGGGATGGCAATGCTATCCTGA